CCGGTCGCCGCCCAGACCATCGCCACACTGGGCGCGGAGCAGATCACCCGTGCGACGAACCCGGCGGGCGAGAGTGCGCTGGGCGACGTGATCGCCGACTCGCAACTCGCCGCCACCCGCACCCCCGAGAAGGGTGGTGCCGTCATCGCCTTCATGAACCCCGGCGGCATTCGCGCTGACCTGCCCGTCAACGTGCCCAACCCGGACCAGAAGGTCAGCTATGGCGACGCCTTTACCGTGCAGCCCTTTGGCAACATCCTGACCGTGATCACCCTGACGGGCGCGCAGGTCAAGGCTGTGCTGGAGCAACAGTTCGATAACCCCAGCGCGGGGCAGAACCGGATCCTGCAGGTCAGCGAGGGCCTGAGCTACACCTGGGACAACGCCAAGCCCAAGGGTGAGAAGGTCAGCAACCTGACCCTGAACGGTCAGCCCCTTGATCCGTCGGCGAGCTACCGCGTCACGGTGAATAACTTCCTGGCAGACGGCGGCGACGGCTTTACCGTGTTCGCGCAGGGCACCGACCGTCTGGGCGGCGATATCGACATCGACGCCTTCAGCAGCTACCTGAAGTCCAAGTCGGTTACGCCGGGCGCGGTCAACCGGATTACCCGCCTGAACTGAGCGCCGGGAGCTTTGGGGGAGGAGGGCCAGGCGGCCCTCCTCCCCTTCGGCGTTGTTCGGGGGGCGGAAGTTGGAGTTCTTGCCGCCCTCTCCCCCGTGGGATCCCCGGCGCTGCGGAGCAGCTCGGGCCTCGCGCAGCCAGGGGTGACTGGTACAGCCCGGAGCGACCGGAACGGCTCACAAAGAGGGGGCCACCGCGCAGCAAAACCACAACGCGCCCCAACCTTGCGCTGAACCGGAGAAAAGCCTAGCGTAGGCCACCTGTTCTTCACTCCAGTCCCCCGCAAAGGAGAATCCATGGCCCCGTTCCTGTCCCGCCGTGACCTGCAGTTCCAGCTCTATGAGGTGCTCGACACCGCTGCGTTGCCCTCACGCTCCCGCTTCGCCGAGCACAGCCGTGAGGTGTACGACGACGTGCTGGCCCTCGCCTATAACGTGGCCGAGCGCTATTTCGCGAACCACACGCGCGAGGCTGATCTGAACGAACCGCACGTCATCGGCGGCAAGGTCAAGCTCGTCCCTGCCGTTGCAGAGGCCATGCGGGCTTTCCGCGACGCTGGGTTTTTCAGCGCCCACCACGACGAGGCGTTGGGCGGGCTGCAGCTGCCCTGGGTGGTGATGCAGGCGGTGCAAGCCCACTTTCAGGCCGCAAATATTGGCTCCAGCGGCTATCCTTTCCTGACCATCGGCAACGCCAACCTGCTGCGAGAATTCGCCTCCGAAGAGCAGAAACAGAAATACCTGATGCCCCTGCTGGAGGGCCGCTGGTTCGGCACAATGGCCCTCTCCGAGCCGCACGCCGGATCCGGACTGGCCGATATCACCACCACCGCCACGCCCAGAGGTGACGGCACCTACGCCATTACCGGCACCAAGATGTGGATCTCGGGCGGCGAACACGAACTGTCGGAGAACATCGTCCATCTCGTGCTGGCCCGTATCAAGGGCGCTCCGGCGGGGGTGAAGGGCATCTCGCTGTTTATCGTGCCGCGCTACCGGGTGGGGGAGGACGGGAAGCCCGGAGCGTCCAACCACGTCGTTCTCGCGGGCCTGAACCACAAGATGGGCTACCGGGGCACCACGAATACGCTGCTGAATTTCGGCGAGGGCGGCGAAACGGTGGGTGAACTCGTGGGTCAGCCGGGCCGGGGCCTGGGCCATATGTTCCACATGATGAATGAGGCGCGGATCGGCGTGGGCATGGGCGCGGTGATGCTGGGCTACGCGGGCTACCTCGCCAGCCTGGAATACGCCCGCGAGCGGCGGCAGGGACGGCACGCGGGCAACAAGGACCCTGAGAGCGAAACCGTGCCCATCATCCGCCACGCCGACGTGCGCCGCTTGCTGCTGCGGCAAAAGAGCGTCGTGGAGGGCAGCCTCGCGCTGGGACTGTACGCCTCTTCCCTCGTGGACGATCTGCATACTGGCCCAGAGGAAGGGCGCACCGATACGGCCCTGCTGCTCGACCTGCTCACCCCCATCGTCAAGAGCTGGCCCAGCAAATACAGCCAGGAGGCGCTGAGCGACGCGATTCAGGTGATGGGCGGGGCCGGGTACACCCGCGACTACCCCGTGGAAATGTACTACCGCGACAACCGCCTCAATCCCATTCACGAGGGCACCGAGGGCATTCAGGGCAATGACCTGCTGGGCCGCAAGGTGACGCAATCGGGCGGGCGCGGGCTGGAGGTGCTGCTCGCGCGTATCGGGGCAGACCTCACGGCTTCCGAGGAACTCGGCGGTCTGGGCGAGATCCGGGAGGCGCTGCAAAAGGCGGTGGCCCAGAGCAGCGCGGCGCTGCTGACCCTGCTGCGGCAGGCCCCCGAACTCGGCCCGGACCTTTATCTCGCCAACGCCAACAGCGCCCTGGAAATGCTGGGCCATACGGTAATCGGGTGGATGTGGCTGCGGCAGGCGGCGGTGGCGGCCCGCACCCTGCCGCAAGCGCGTGGGGACGATGCCGACTTCTACCGGGGCAAGCTGCACGCCGCCCGCTTCTTCGCCGTCCATGAACTGCCCAAGGTGAGGGCCCACGCGGACCTGCTGGCAAGCGCGGACCGCACGACGTTCGACATGGAAGAGGCGTGGTTCTGAAGCGGCCGGCGAACGTCCTGGCTGCTGACGCCGGCTGTCCCTCCGCCGCGCCCACCAGCGACATCGTGGGAATTGAGCGCTGCCTGAAGGCCGCCGAGGCGAGGTGGCAGAAGCGTGGGGTGGGGGTGTACCGGCCCGGCGTACTGGTTGTCTGAAGACGGTCCTACGCCGTGGAGGTAGAGGCGCGTCCACGGCCGTCCCGTGCCTTCAATCGTCCTGTTCCCGGCGACCACCTCACCCCAGGAGCGCGGGAGGGAGACGAACGCGGCACCGCTCCCGGCCGGCTTGCCCATGTCCGCGCCTTAGCTCAACGGGCAGTGGCAGAGCTGCCCTGGAAGCCTCGTCCCCGTCCCTGCGGCGTGCTCGACATGACGTTGGGTTTGTCAGGCGGCCACCTGCGCTCCCTCAAATACACCGCCGCCTTCTCCACCCCCTGAGGACCGGGTCAATCCTGCCCCTGCGCTGAATATCCCTCAGCGTACAAAATTGACGCGCACGTACATTTTGCCTATCGTGGGGGAGATAACGTCACAACCCGGAGGCAAAGTGGATGGCACTGAAAGACCTGTTTGACCTGACCGGCAAAGTCGCTCTCATCACGGGAGGCTCGCGCGGTCTGGGCCTCCAGATCGCCGAGGCACTGGGCGAATACGGCGCGTCGGTGGTGTTGACCGCCCGCAAGCAAAACGAGTTGGAGGAGGCCAAAGCCCACCTCTCCAGCCTGGGCGTCACCGCGCACGTCTACCAGAACGATCTCTCGCAGTTCGAGACCATCGGCCCCCTGGTGGACCGCATCGTGTCCGAAGTCGGCCCCATTTCCATCCTCGTCAACAATGCCGGGGCCACCTGGGGCGCGCCCGCCGAGGAGCATCCCTTCGAGGCGTGGCAAAAGGTGATGAACCTCAACGTCAACGGCCTGTTTCTCCTGACGCAGACGGTGGGCCAGCGCTGCATGATTCCGGCCCGCTCGGGGCGGGTGGTGAATATCGCTTCCGTTGCGGGGCTGCGGGGCAACAGCCCCAAGATGGCCGGAACGCTCGCCTACAACACGTCCAAGGGGGCCATTGTCAATTTTACCCGGGCCCTCGCCGCCGAGTGGGCCAAATATGACGTCACCGTCAACGCCATCTGCCCCGGCTACTTCCCCACCAAGATGACCAAAGGTACCCTGGCCTACGGCGAGGAAGCCATTCTCGGCGCGACACCCCTGGGCCGCCTGGGCGGCCCCGAAGACCTGAAGGGCCTGACCCTGCTGCTCTCCAGCGCCGCCTCGGCCTATATCACGGGGCAGAACATCGCGGTGGACGGCGGGATCACAGCGGTCTGAAGTCGCCAGCGGCCAGAGGGCAGTCGCCAGCAGGAACACCTCAATTTCTGGCGACTGGCCACTGAGGACCTGAAAGGAGACCCCCTTGCACCTCCAAGACCTCCGCTCCCGCCTCGGCCAGGAGATTGCCCTCTCCGAATGGGTCGTGCTCACGCAGGATGTGGTGAACACCTTCGCCGACGCCACCGGAGACCACCAGTTCATTCACGTCGATCCTGAACGGGCCGCGCAAACCCCATTTGGCGGTCCCATCGCGCACGGTTTCCTGACGCTCTCGTTGCTGGCCGGACACTTCATGAATGGGGGAGGATTCCCCGCGCTGGAGGGTACGCGCATGGTGGTGAACTATGGGCTGAACCGGGTACGCTTTATCGCGCCCGTTCCTGTGGGAAGCCGACTGCGAAACCGGGCCGTCCTGCTCGGGATCGAGGACGGCCCGGGCTTTGCTCAGCTCACCGTCGCCAACACCATCGAGATCGAGGGGCAGATCAAACCGGCGGCGACCGCGGAAACGGTCATGCGGGTGTACGTATGACCTCGCCCGGTCCTGCTCTCTTCACCCACGAGGGCCGCCAGGCCTTCCTCGCTCGCGCCACCGGCAACAGCGGCTTTACCCGGTTCATGGGCACCGAACTCACGCGCTTCGAGCCTGGCGTGGTGGAAATCTCGCTGCCCCTCCGGACAGACCTTACCCAGCACCACGGCCACGCACACGGTGCGGTGCTGGGCTACCTGGCCGATACCGTCTGTGCCTGGACTGCCGCGACGGTGGTGGGCGACGTGGTGACGGCGGAATACAAGATCAACTTTCTGGCTCCCGCGAGGGGAGAAACGCTCTGGGCGCGCGGTGAGGTGTTGCGTCCCGGTCGCCGTCAGGTGGTGGTGCGCGCCGAGGTGTATGCCCGGAGCGGGGGAGAAGACACCCTCGTCGCGGCAGCCCTCGCCACCGTCGCCGCTGTGGGTGAACGTCAGGATTCGGGGAAGCCGTGAGGCCGGGAACCGTCTACACGCTGGAGCGCGGCGAGGCGCTTCTGGGCCGCCTGACCGTCGTGGAGAGCGGGATGTTCGCCATTCGCTGCACCTTTGGGGCCGCGCCCGCCTTCGCTCCTTACCGCCCGCTGTTTGAGGAAGACGCCTTTCTGGCTGAGCGCATGGCCGGTGACGACGACTCCGCCCTGCTGGAGGAGGCCGAGGCCGTGTTGGAGCGTCTGCTCGCGCTGGGCCTGGTGCTTCGCCGTGAAGGCGGCGGTGTCTACCGGGGGGCGCTGATCAGCATTGAGGGAAACCAAGCCAGTTTTCGCCCCCTGGACCCTGAGGAGCAACCCCTATGACCATGTTCGAGACCGCGCCCCGTACCCGTGACCTCCAGGCCCGCCTGACGGCCTTTATGGAGGAGCACATCTATCCCAACGAGGCCGAGTTTCACCGTCAGGTGAATACGGGCCACCGCTGGGAACACGTGGAACTGATCGAGGAACTCAAGCCCAAGGCGCGCGCCGAGGGCCTGTGGAACCTCTTCCTGCCGCCCGCCTCGGACCCGCAGGGCAAGTTCGGCCCTGGCCTGAGCAACCTGGAATACGCGCCCCTGTGCGAGATCATGGGCCGGGTGTGGTGGGCCCCCGAGGTCTTTAACTGCAACGCGCCCGACACCGGGAACATGGAGGTGTTCGCGCGCTACGGTACGCCCGAGCAGCAGGAGCAGTGGCTCACACCCCTCCTGAACGGGGAGATTCGCTCTGCCTTCTCCATGACCGAGCCGGAGGTGGCGAGCAGCGACGCCACCAATATCGAGTCGAGCATCACCCGGGACGGTGACGAATACGTCATCAACGGCCGCAAATGGTGGACGAGTGGAGCGGGTGATCCGCGCTGCAAGATCAGCATTTTTATGGGCAAGACGGACCCCAACGCGGAGCGGCACCTGCAGCAGTCCATGGTTTTGGTGCCGATGGACACGCCGGGCGTGAGCATCGAGCGCATGCTCACCGTCTTCGGCTACGACGACGCGCCGCACGGGCACGCGGAGATGACCTTCGAGAACGTGCGCGTGCCCGCTTCCAACATGCTGCTGGGTGAGGGCCGGGGCTTTGAGATTGCGCAGGGCCGTCTGGGACCGGGGCGCATACACCACTGTATGCGCCTGATCGGGCAGGCCGAGCGGGCGCTGGAACTCACGGTGGAGCGGGCCTCACAGCGTGTGGCGTTTGGCAAACCCCTCGCGGCCCACCAGCATGTTCGCGAGGCCATCGCCCTCAGCCGCATGGAAATCGATCAGGCCCGGCTGCTGACCCTGCAGGCCGCCTACATGATGGACACGGTGGGCAACAAGGCCGCGCGGGGACAGATCGCGGCGATCAAGGTGGTGGCCCCCAATGTCGCCCTGCGCGTGATTGACCGGGCGATTCAGATTCACGGCGGCGCGGGTGTCAGCCAGGACTCGCCTCTGCCCATGATGTATGCCCAGGCCCGGACCCTCCGGCTGGCCGACGGCCCCGACATCGTGCATACGGAAACGGTGGCCAAGGAGGAGTTGCGGCGCCAGGGCGTGGACCTGCGGCGGCGGTGAAGTGGTGCGAAAGCGTCTGATTTCAGTGCGAGAAGGCGGGGTCCTGATCCTGCCCGGGGAACTGCTGGAGTTGTACCGCTTCGGGAGTGAGGTGGAGATTGAGGCAACGGAGGGTGGACTGCTCCTCCGGGCCGTTGTTCCACAGATGGACTTTGCAGCGGCCAACGCGAAACTTTTTGCTGAGAAGCGCGGGCTGCTGGAGCGCCCGAGCCGCGCGTGACCGTTTGCCTGATCCCCAAGCCGATCACGGAGCTTCACGGCGAGGCGCCGGAGGCCTTCGGTGGTCTGCCGGGGGTCCCGGACGCCGCCGGCTCCGCCTCGTCGCTGGCCCCGCCTGCCGCCCGCCTCCTTTTTCTGGCGCGCGAACACGCCCCTACGGACGGGAACAAGCGGACCGCCGCCGCGCCGTATGTGTTCCTGCTGAACGGCGCGGAACTGGGCGCACCGGACGACGCCGCCTTTGACCGCGTGCTGGGTCCGCCCCAGGGCCACTGGGCAGACCCCCGGGCCATGGCGCTGGGGCCGCGGGTCAGGCTGTAGACCCAACAAGGAGAACCCTCAATGGAATTCCTGAACAAAACCATCGTCGTCACTGGAGCCGCTTCCGGCATCGGCCTTGCCCTCGCCACCCGCTTTGTACGGGAGGGCGCCACCGTGATCGCCTCGGACCGGAACGCCGAGGTGGGCGGACAAAAGGCTACCGAGATCGGCGCGCGCTTCGTCGCTGCCGACATTGGGCAGGAGGAAGGCGTGTCGGGGCTGATCGCAGACGTGTTGGAACGGGAAGGGCAGATTGACCTCTTCTGCTCGAATGCCGGAATCGCCGTGGGCGAGGGACCGGAAACGCCGGACCGCATCTGGGACCGCATTCACCGCATCAACGTGATGAGCCACGTCTGGGCCGCCCGCCACCTGCTCCCGCACTTTCTGGAACGTGGCGCAGGCTACTTCCTGAACACGGCGTCGGCGGCAGGTCTCCTCACCGAGTTGCACTCCGCACCCTACGCCGTCACCAAACACGCGGCGCTCGCCTTTGCCGAGTGGTTGGCGATCACCTATGCGGACCGGGGCATCAAGGTGTCGGCCCTCTGCCCCGAGGGCGTCTGGACGCCGATGATCCAGAACGCGCCCCTCCTCCAGCAGAGGGCCATCAGCACCGAAGAACTCGTGGAGGTCACGCTGGGGGCCCTGCGGGAAGAACGCTTCCTGATTACCACGCACGACACCACCCTGGCGGGGTTTCAGCTCAAGGGACAGGATTACGGCAAGTGGCTGGGCAAGATGACCCGGCTGCGCGGTAAAGCGATGGCGCTGCTGGGAGAACACGAGGCCGCCTTTTCGGCAGGGGAGGCTCCCCGCACCGGAGGTCATGAATGACCAGGCCCGACACCGCCCCCGTTCGTCCCGGTGAGGAATTGCCGCTGGACAGGCTCCGGGAAGCCTTGCGGGGCCGCGTGGAGGGTCACGCCGACGCCCTGACCGTCGAGCAGTTTCCAGGTGGATTTTCCAACCTGACGTACCTCGTGCGGCTGGGTGAGCGGGAGTATGTGCTGCGCCGCGCCCCCCTCGGGCCAGTGGCGGCAAAGGCCCACGACATGCCGCGCGAGTACCGCCTGCTCGAGCGCGTTCATCCGGTCCTGCCCGTGGCTCCCCGGCCCGTGCTGCTCGTGGAGGACACGGAGGTGCTGGGCGCGCCCTTCTACCTGATGGAGCGGCGGCGCGGCACCATCGTGCGGACGAAGCTGCCACCCGAGTACGCGGATCTGCCCGGCGCACCCCGTCAACTCTCGGAGGCGCTGGCCGATACGCTGGCAGACCTGCATGCGGTGGACATTGACGCAGCGGGGTTGCGGGACCTGGGCAAGCCGGAGGGCTTCAACGGGCGACAGGTGCAAGGCTGGGCGGGGCGCTGGCGGCGGGCCAGGACGGACGATCTGCCCCCGCCCACCGAGCTGCACGATGAGGACGTAATCGCCTGGCTGACCGCGAACGTTCCTCCGGAAACTGCCCACGCGCTCGTCCACAACGACTTCAAGCTCGATAACCTGATGCTGGACCCGGCAGACCCTTCCCGGGTGGTGGCCCTGCTCGACTGGGAGATGACCACCGTCGGTGACCCGCTGGTGGACCTGGGCCTGACGCTCACGTACTGGACCATGCCCGAGCAGCCGGGCGGCGCACCAAACCGTGTGGGGGCGAACGCACCGGGCTTTCTGTCCCGCGAGGACTTCCTGTCCCGGTACGCCGCGCGCCGCGGACAGGACGTGTCGGGCGTGGCCTGGTACGAGGTGCTGGGGCACTTCAAGCTGGCAGTGATCGTTATCCAGATCTACGCCCGCTACCGCGCTGGGCAGACGAAAGACCCCCGCTTCGCGCCCCTGGGCGAGCAGGCCGCGTGGCTGATTGGCGAGGCGTGGCGGCGGATTCGGGATGTGGGCGAGTGAGTACCCTCATCCTCGTGCGGCACGGACAGGCCACGCCCTTTGAGGCGGATACGGACCGTCTCTCCCGTTTGGGAGAAGACCAGGCCCGCCGTGTGGGGGAGGCGCTGGCGGAGGAGGGGCTGGAGCCGACGGACGTCTTCTGCGGCACCTTGGTCCGGCAGCGCGAGAGTGCCCGGCTGGCCGCGGCGGAGGGCAGCTGGCCCGAGCCTCTTCCCGACGCGCGCCTGGCCGAGTATGACGGCGACGGCCTGATCCGCACCCTCGCGCCGCTGCTGGCCGCCCGCGCCCCGGCCTTTGATGCCCTCCTGTGCGCCTGGGAATGCGGGCGCCACGGTCCCGAGCGCAACCGCCACCTTCAGCGGATGCTCGAGCCGCTGGTGGCCGCGTACCTGCGGGGCGAGGTGGCGCACGCGGAAGTCGAGTCCTGGGCAGCCTTTCGTGCCCGTGTCCAGGCCTTTTTGCGTGAACTCCTCGCCGGGCCTTCCGGGCGAACGGTCCTCGCGTTCACCTCCGGCGGCGTCATTGGCGTTGCGGTCGCCGCCGTTTTGCGGGCCCCGGACGAATCGGCCCTCGCGCTGAACTGGCGCGTCAAGAACGGCAGCCTCACACGCCTGACCTACGGCAGCGGGCGGGCCAGCCTCGACAGCTTTAACGAAACGGCGCACCTCACCCCCGAACTCACCTCCTGGCGTTGAAAGGAAACCCCGATGCCCCTCGATCCCCTCCTCAAGGAAGTCCTGCTCCAGTTCGCCGCCGCGCCCAGGCCAGGCAACCTGGAAGAACTGCGCGCGGCGGCCCTGGCCAACTCGGCCCGTGCGCCCCGGCGCTCCGTCCCCGTCGCCTCCACCCGGGACCTGACCGTCCCCGGCCCCGCCTCGGACCTGCCAGCCCGACTGTATCTGCCCGAGGGGACAGGTCCGTTCCCGCTGACCGTCTTTTTCCACGGGGGCGGCTTCGTCGCCTACTCGCTTGAAACGCACGACGGGCTGTGCCGTGAGCTGTGCGCTGCGGCGCGGACAGCGGTACTGAGCGTGGATTACCGCCTCGCGCCCGAGCATAGATTTCCCGCTCCGGTGGACGACGCCTATGCCGCGCTCCTCTGGGCGGCCGCCCACGCGGCAGAACTCGGCGCAGACCCAGAGCGGCTCGCCGTGGCGGGCGACAGCGCAGGGGCCAGCCTGTCTATCGCCTGCACCCTGCGCGCCCGCGACGAGGGCGGCCCGCGCCTGCGCGCGCAGTTGCTGATCTATCCGCCCACCGACTTCGGCGCGGGCGAGCGGCATCCCAGCCGCCGCGAGAACGGCGAGGGCTACTTTCTGACCGAGGAACAGATGCGCTTCTTCGGGGCGATGTACCTCGGGGACCCGGGGCACGCTGCCCATCCCCACGTCTCGCCCCTCACCGCCGCCGCGCTCCATGACCTGCCGCCCGCCCTGATCCTGACTGCCGAATTCGATCCCCTGCGCGACGAGGGGGCCGCTTATGCCGGGGCCTTGACGGCGGCGGGCGTCCGCACCGAACACCTCCCTGGCCCCGGCATGATCCACGGCTTCGCCAATATGACGGCCCTTTCACCCGCTGCGGCGGCTCTGGTGGACCGGGCGGCAGAGTGGCTGGGACGGGAGCTGGCGTAGGAAAGGACGCGCCCCTCTTCCCCGGGGGAAAGGGGCGCTGAGAAGCAGAGGGGTGGGGTGGCCACGCAGCGAGCAAAACTTTTAGAGCGTTCGTCCAAATGACGCCGTCGGCGGAAGGGCGCCCCTCACGGCTCCCCACTCTCCCCAATGCGCATTGAAGTTCGCCTGCTGGGCCCGGCCCAAAAGGGAACTTCTTTTTGACAAATGCTCTAGATAACCTTCATTCCTACCGTCCCCGGTACGCCACCACCAGCGGACCCGTGGGACCCAAGGTCACACCGGGCCGGAGCGTCGCGTTTCCCCGAACAGGTTTTAACTCACCGCCCAGCAGCGCCGAGAGGCTTTCATCCAGCAGCAGGTGGGCGAGGTGCATCCCCAGGCAGGTGCGCTCGCCTCCACCGAAAGGCAGGTAAGACCACGCGGCGGGCGGGCGCCCAAACCGCGCTGGGTCAAAGGCCAGGGGCCGTGCCCACAGATCCGGGTCCCGGTGCGTGAGGTACGGGCTGTACAGGGCGAGCGTACCCCGGGTCAGACGGTGACCGCCGAACTCCACCTCACGCCCGAGGCGGCGGCTGCCGATAAAGCCTGGCGGCGTCAGGCGCAGCGTTTCGCGCACCACGGGCCGCAGCCCTTCCCGCGTCCGCCATTCCGGATGATGGGCCAGGTGCCACACCGCCCACGCGAGGGTATGGGTGGTGGTGTCGTGCGCCGCGGCCAGCGTGACGCGCGTTTCTTCCACGTGGCCTTCCAGCCGCGCGAGGTGGGCGAGCAGATCGGTTCCACCTTCCGCCCTCCGCCTGCAAGCCAAGCGCGTGATTTCCGCACTTGCCCGCGCAAACAGCGCTGGGCGGGGCAGCATCGGCGCGGGAAAGGGGCGGCGCAGCGGAGCGAGAAAGGCCCGCAACAGGGGCACGGGAAACTCGCCTGAGAAATACGCGGCGTTGAGCAGGTGAAGCGTGGTGTCGTCCGCCCAGCGCAGGGCGTCAAATTCCCCCTCGGGCCGCAGGTGGTGCAGCAGAACGCGCAGGCGCTCCCGCAGCGAGGCGAGCGAGGCTGCGGAGAAGGGGACGTTCAGGTGCGCCCGCCGGGAGCGGTGGCCCGGCGCGTCGAGCAAGATCACGCCGCCCGCCAGGTGCGGCACCAGGCGGCTAAAGCTGCCGCCGCTGCGAAAGGTGTCCAGATCGCCCAGCAACTGCCGGTTCCACTCCGGCGAGAAGCCCACCACGGCGGGCACGCCGAGCGACAGCGCGAACAGGGAGCCGAGCGCCGCCCCCTCTTCCAGCAGGGCGAGGGGCTCTCCCGCCCAGCGCGGCAGGTGGCCCGCGTAGGGCTGGCCGGAGGGACGGGGCAGTGTATCCACCCCCTGCTTTTAGCGCAACGCGCGGACCGCAGGCCAGATTGCCAGGCACGCCGGGCAGGAACCGGGGCCAGCGCTCTACCCCCCTCCCCCCCAGTGGGTGAAGCCCATGGGTAAGGTTGTTGTTACGGCGAAGCCGCCACAGTGGAGTGAAATGGTCGAATCGGTCCCCCAGGTTAAGCCCAAGCCCAAATCCAAGTCCCTGCCAACGCGTGTCTGGGCACCGGTCCTGGGCGTGTACGCGGCCGCCGTCATCGGAGGCGCGTACTGGTTTGTGCAGGACCTCGACCGCTCCTTGCTGCTGGAGGATGTCCCCTCTACCGCGCAACCGGTTCAGTCGCCTGTCCCGGCGCCCAGCAAGTAGTCCTGCTGAGAAAAAGGACCTGTCGGCCCGGGGCGGGTTTTTTGCGTCGGGCGCTCCTAGCGCTGGATTTCCTCCAGGCCGCCCCGAACAAAGGCCCCCAGCGTTTCCGGCAGGTGCTCGGCGGGCAAGTCTCCGTGCAGGGCGGCCAACGCCACCGCTTCCAGAGTCAGGATCACCAGGCGCAGCACCTCGGGAGACCGTTGCAGGCCACCGGGACGGCTCTCGGCCAGCCGAGCTTCCAGACCGTGCAGAAAGGCCCGGCGGTGTTCCCGGAAGACTGGCCCGCCTCCGCTGTGCAGCAGCAGCAGCAGCTCGCGCTCGTGCAGCAGTTCTCCGGTCAAGCGCGCAAAGTCCGGTTCCTCGCCGCACGCCAGGTCCGGCAGGAGGGGTGCGATCCGGTCCCACAGTGCCGAGAGCCGCCCTTCCAGCAGCGCTGCGAGCATCTCGCCCGTGGACGTGAAATAGCTGTAGACCGTGGGCCGCGAAGTGCCGAGATGCGTAGCGATGTCGGACATGCCCACACCCTCAAAGCCGCGCTCGGTAAAAAGCGACTCGGCGGCCGTCAGAATCTGGGCCCGGCGGTCCGGTGAGGTCAGGCGCTTGCGGCTCGAAGCTTCGGACGCGGAGGTCATGTCCTCAGTCTATTCTCTCAATGACTTTTTGTCACTTGACACTTTGTCAGTAGTGGGTGCAGACTGTTTCCATGTCTGTTCCCTCCCCCGACGCTTCCCGGTCCGGTCCGGCCTCCAACGGGAGGAACCTGTGGACCGATCTACGAACGCTCGCCCCTGCCGAGCGTGGCCTGTGGCGTCACCCCCTGATGTGGGCGAGTGCGG
This is a stretch of genomic DNA from Deinococcus hopiensis KR-140. It encodes these proteins:
- a CDS encoding histidine phosphatase family protein — protein: MSTLILVRHGQATPFEADTDRLSRLGEDQARRVGEALAEEGLEPTDVFCGTLVRQRESARLAAAEGSWPEPLPDARLAEYDGDGLIRTLAPLLAARAPAFDALLCAWECGRHGPERNRHLQRMLEPLVAAYLRGEVAHAEVESWAAFRARVQAFLRELLAGPSGRTVLAFTSGGVIGVAVAAVLRAPDESALALNWRVKNGSLTRLTYGSGRASLDSFNETAHLTPELTSWR
- a CDS encoding alpha/beta hydrolase, with protein sequence MPLDPLLKEVLLQFAAAPRPGNLEELRAAALANSARAPRRSVPVASTRDLTVPGPASDLPARLYLPEGTGPFPLTVFFHGGGFVAYSLETHDGLCRELCAAARTAVLSVDYRLAPEHRFPAPVDDAYAALLWAAAHAAELGADPERLAVAGDSAGASLSIACTLRARDEGGPRLRAQLLIYPPTDFGAGERHPSRRENGEGYFLTEEQMRFFGAMYLGDPGHAAHPHVSPLTAAALHDLPPALILTAEFDPLRDEGAAYAGALTAAGVRTEHLPGPGMIHGFANMTALSPAAAALVDRAAEWLGRELA
- a CDS encoding cytochrome P450, with product MDTLPRPSGQPYAGHLPRWAGEPLALLEEGAALGSLFALSLGVPAVVGFSPEWNRQLLGDLDTFRSGGSFSRLVPHLAGGVILLDAPGHRSRRAHLNVPFSAASLASLRERLRVLLHHLRPEGEFDALRWADDTTLHLLNAAYFSGEFPVPLLRAFLAPLRRPFPAPMLPRPALFARASAEITRLACRRRAEGGTDLLAHLARLEGHVEETRVTLAAAHDTTTHTLAWAVWHLAHHPEWRTREGLRPVVRETLRLTPPGFIGSRRLGREVEFGGHRLTRGTLALYSPYLTHRDPDLWARPLAFDPARFGRPPAAWSYLPFGGGERTCLGMHLAHLLLDESLSALLGGELKPVRGNATLRPGVTLGPTGPLVVAYRGR
- a CDS encoding TetR/AcrR family transcriptional regulator, with protein sequence MTSASEASSRKRLTSPDRRAQILTAAESLFTERGFEGVGMSDIATHLGTSRPTVYSYFTSTGEMLAALLEGRLSALWDRIAPLLPDLACGEEPDFARLTGELLHERELLLLLHSGGGPVFREHRRAFLHGLEARLAESRPGGLQRSPEVLRLVILTLEAVALAALHGDLPAEHLPETLGAFVRGGLEEIQR